Part of the Bacillus sp. N1-1 genome, TTGTTCTTCATCGAATGAAAGGAAGAACAGTTCTTTATATAATAGCGTTACGACAATAACGACAATCACACTAATGATTGCAACTGCCATTAAGTCACTTCGACTAATGGCAATGACACTTCCGAATAAATAATTAAACAAATCCGAATTAAATCCATCTGCTAAAGATAAAAAGACAACCCCTAGACCAATGCCACCAGACAGCGTAATCGGAATAGCAAGCTCTTCGAAATGTTTATATACTTTACGAAGCTGTTCGATAAATAACGAGCCCGCTGCTGAAAAACCCATCCCCATATAAACAGGATTAACACCTTGCCAAAATGTAGAATACTTACCAAGAAGCAGGCTAGCGGCAATTCCAGCAAGTGTTATATGTGATAAGGCATCTGCAATTAATGCCTGTCTTCTAACAACGATAAATACCCCAAGAAGAGGTGCAATAACTCCAATTAAGATACCTGCCATAAAGGCATTCTGTAAAAACTCAAATTTCCATAAAGCTTGAATCATTTTCTAAAAGCCTCCATGATCATGATCGTGACTTAATACATGAACATGATGGCCGTAAAAACCTGATAATTCACGTTCATTAAACTGTTCAAATTCATTCGTCTCTCCATGAAAATGAAGCGTTTTGTTTAGACAAGCAACGTGCGTCACTTTGTCCGTAATCGTTCCGATATCGTGTGTAACAAGTAATAACGTAATCCCATTTTCCTTATTCAGTTTACCAAGAAGCTCATAAAAATCACTTGTAGAGTTCGCATCTACTCCTACTGTCGGTTCATCAAGAATCAGAATTTCCGGTTGACTGACCAATGCTCTTGCAATAAATACCCGCTGTTGCTGGCCGCCTGAAAGTTCCCCAATATTACTCGATGCAAAATCGCTCATTCCAACTAATTGCAGAGCATCCATGACTGCCTTACGATCATTTGTTTTCATAAATTTGAATAAACCAAGTTTGCTTGTCAGTCCCATTGATACAACTTCAAAAACAGAAGCAGGAAAACCAGAATTAAAACTATTGGCTTTTTGTGAAACATAACCAATTTTACTCCAATCATGAAATTTACTCATTTTTTTACCGAAAATATGAACAGACCCTTTTTGAGCTTTTAATAAACCGAAGATAATTTTAATTAAAGTTGATTTTCCAGATCCATTCGGTCCTACCAACCCAACAAAGGCCCCTTGAGGGATCGAGAAAGTAATATCTTCTAGTACATAGCCATCTCCATAATGAAAAGAAATGTCCTGAAGATCGATTAAATTATTAGAAGTACTCATTTTATTACCTACCATCTATAAGAATCATTACGATTTACATTATGTAGTATACATGACATCAGGAGTGTTTGTAAATTTAAATACTGATGTCACTCCCCTTTTTCATCTTCATGTATAATGAAAACAAAATTCATTTTTAGAAAGGAATTTCACCTTGTCTTTAAAAGTACCTTAATTCATGACCATGAAAAAACCCCTACTATAAAAGCAGGGGGTGTTTCGCTTCCATTATGACCGAAGCGAAAGTGCTATTTCAACTACATATCATGGTTACTAGCCATTTCTTGAATCTCGTCTGAATAACCACTTTTAGGTGTTCCTTCATTTGCTACATAGGTTTTTAATCCACCGATGCCACGGTTATAAGCTGTCAGCGCTTCATCCCAATTATCGTATTTGTCATAAAGATAATCAAGATAAGTGACAGAAAGGGTTATTGAAAAATAAGGGTCAAATAATTTTTCTTCCGAGTAGTCAATTCCAGCCATATCAGCAATCCACGGGGCGGTATTCTTCATAAATTGAGCCATGCCATACGCATGCCCATATTTTGTTTCTGGCCCGATAAGCTCTGGATCAAACGTATTACCTGTTTCTACCTTTAAAAGCTCATAAGCAATTGCAGGATCAATATCTGCTTTCATTGACTGGTAAGTTAAAAATAACCCCCACTTTTTGTTAAACTTTCCTTCACTGTCATTATAAAATTGCTCAGAATACGCTTTCGCTTGCTTCCATTCTTCTACACTCACTGATTGCGTACCGAGTGAATAACCTGTTTCTTTCTCTAATCTAGTTATCGCTGTCTGTGTCTTGATCTGATCGTTCTGGGAAGATTTTTGATCCAACTCCCCAACCGTTGTTTTCGCATCGGCAACTTGTTCGTTAAAAAAGTGGAATTGTACGAGAATGATAGCTAGTACAAGTGTTAGAACAATTGCAGTGATCATTGACAGAGTTTTTTTTAGGTTGTTTTGAATAAAATTGATAGTCTTGCACTCCTTTACAACTGGTATTAATAAAGCTGAAGAGCACCAGTTAAGTTTATACCCTAACATTTATATCTCAAACCTTTCTACTATTTTGCTCATCAATGAACATCCTTACATAAGAAAAAAGGCCCCAATTAAGGGAGCCTAATGAATCGGGGATTTGAATTTTGCACCTCTCGTTTCTTGCGTGTTCATAATCGTGAGAAATGCGTGAGGGTCAATATCATAAATAACACTTTTAAGCTTTGTAACCTCAAGACGAGTGATAACAACGTAGATCACTTCTTTTTCTTCGTCAGTATAACCACCTTTCCCAACCAGTTTTGTTGTTCCTCTACCTAGTCGATCAAGGATCGCATCAGAAATCTCCTCATATAAATCAGATACAATCAATACTGCTTTTGTTTCATCAAGACCTTGAATGACGGTATCTATTGTTTTAAATGCAATATAGTACGCCATTACAGAATACATGGCATTTTCCCAACTGAAAACAAAACCAGCCCAGGTAAAAATAAAAATGTTTGTAAACATAACAAATTCGCCAATTGAAAAGGGGATTTTTTTTGTTAATAGAATACCTAATATTTCCGTCCCATCCATTGAGCCTCCATGTCGAATAACCAGCCCAACTCCAAGTCCTAAAGTTAGCCCACCAAACACCGTGCCCAAAATTGGCTCAGTGGTAAATGGCTCAGTATGATGAAGAAGCGTCTCAAAAGTCGCAAGCCCAATAATTCCAAATAAGGTTGAAAAAGCAAACGTTTTTCCAATTTGTTTGTAGCCATAATACATAAACGGAAGATTTAAAACAACCACCAAAATTGCAAAATTAAAGGGTGTGAGATGATCGAGAATCAGAGAAACGCCGATTATTCCCCCATCAATTAACTGATTGGGAACAAGAAACAATTCAATAGCGGCTGCAGCGAGAAAAGCGCCAATCATAATCATAAGTAATCTGTAAATTAAGTGCGTTTTACTTTCTTTCCTATGCTGTTTTTTTTCCATTACACCCTCCAGAAAGTTCCAAAGTAAGGATCTTATTACTTATTATATTAAAATACTCCTTGTACTAAAAGGCTACCAACACGATTTTGAACACCTTCACGAGGAGGATGCATAGTATGAGATAGGCAAAGGGGGCATCGTGATGAATCCAATACAGCTTCAACTTGTAAACTTCAAATTGAACCGTATTACGGCTGAAGAACTACTTCAGCTATCTAAACAATATGGTATTACACTTACAGCAGGAGATGCAAAGAAAATTGTCCAAATATTGAAACAAGAAAATATCGATATTGCAAATCAAACGCAACGAAAGCGCATTTTATTGAAAATCAGCCGTGAAGTTAATCCTTCCGTTGCATCTCGTGTAAACAAGTTGATGTTATCTTTTTTAAATCAATAACAAAAAACCGCTTTAGCGGTTTTTTGTTAGACAGTCATTAACTTGTTTTTTAAATCCTCATCAAACTTCTTATTACGAAGCATTTCAATCTCAAGTTTATACGGTGCTTTCTTATTTTTCTTATCTTCTCCTACATACGGAGTTTCTAGAATTTTGGGAATTTCTTTTAATTGCGGATGATGAATCACTTTATTTAGAGCGTCAAAACCAATATAACCAAAACCAATATTTTCATGGCGGTCTTTCGCTGCTCCACGTTCATTTTTACTATCATTTACGTGAAGAACCTTCAATCGATCTATCCCAACAATACGATCGAATTCATTTAATACACCATCGAAGTCATGAACAATATCATAGCCCGCGTCATGAGTATGACACGTGTCAAAACAGACAGATAGCTTCTCATTATGCGTCACACCATCTATAATTTGAGCCAGCTCTTCAAAGTTTCTACCACATTCAGAGCCTTTCCCTGCCATTGTTTCTAAAGCAATCTGTACTTCTTGCTCAGGTGTAAGAACTTCATTTAATCCTTCGATAATCTTCTGAATCCCTTTGTCTGACCCCGCTCCTACATGAGCACCAGGATGTAAGACAATTTGACGGGCACCTAGAGCATGGGTCCGTTCGATTTCGGAACGAAGAAAATCAACTCCAAGCTGAAATGTTTCTGGCTTCGTCGTATTCCCAATATTAATAATATACGGAGCATGTACGACAATATCCTGAATGCCATGTTCCTTCATATGAGCGGCGCCCTTTTCAATATTGAGTTTCTCAATCGGCTTACGTCTTGTGTTCTGAGGGGCACCCGTATAGATCATAAAAGTTGTTGCACCGTATTTTACAGCTTCTTCACTTGCTCCAAGTAGCATTTTATCTCCACTCATTGAAACGTGAGATCCTATTTTTAACATTATCTTCAGCCCTTCCCTTTTTTAACTTTGTTTCCATTCTCCTCATTTGATGACACAATAGCGACATCAAATCCAACTACAGGATTTATCATAATAAAGCAGACAAAAACCCTCTGTATTAAGAGGGTTTTTGAGTTATTTTCTACGTTGCTTTTGCTGAATTCTGTCACGCTCTTGTTGCATTTTCTTTTTGTACCCTGGTTTAACTTTCTTTGGCTTTGGTACAAAAACGTCCGGCTTTGATGAAGTTGGTTTTTTACGAGGAGTTACAGGTTTCGCTTCTACCCATTCCCCGTTCTTAACCTCTTTATATGCAATACTGATCCCCTTTGCTGATAGCTTTTGAATCGCTTGTTGATCAGAAGGCTCTGCTAGTGTATAAGCAATCCCAT contains:
- a CDS encoding metal ABC transporter permease, with product MIQALWKFEFLQNAFMAGILIGVIAPLLGVFIVVRRQALIADALSHITLAGIAASLLLGKYSTFWQGVNPVYMGMGFSAAGSLFIEQLRKVYKHFEELAIPITLSGGIGLGVVFLSLADGFNSDLFNYLFGSVIAISRSDLMAVAIISVIVVIVVTLLYKELFFLSFDEEQAIVSGVRAKWIHFIFILLVAFVIAVSMQIVGVLLVSALMTLPVAASIRIARGFKQTIAYSIIFGEMAVLGGLVLAYYLDIAPGGTIVLLSAFILLFVLLVKRIKQWKS
- a CDS encoding metal ABC transporter ATP-binding protein, which translates into the protein MSTSNNLIDLQDISFHYGDGYVLEDITFSIPQGAFVGLVGPNGSGKSTLIKIIFGLLKAQKGSVHIFGKKMSKFHDWSKIGYVSQKANSFNSGFPASVFEVVSMGLTSKLGLFKFMKTNDRKAVMDALQLVGMSDFASSNIGELSGGQQQRVFIARALVSQPEILILDEPTVGVDANSTSDFYELLGKLNKENGITLLLVTHDIGTITDKVTHVACLNKTLHFHGETNEFEQFNERELSGFYGHHVHVLSHDHDHGGF
- a CDS encoding transglycosylase SLT domain-containing protein, with product MITAIVLTLVLAIILVQFHFFNEQVADAKTTVGELDQKSSQNDQIKTQTAITRLEKETGYSLGTQSVSVEEWKQAKAYSEQFYNDSEGKFNKKWGLFLTYQSMKADIDPAIAYELLKVETGNTFDPELIGPETKYGHAYGMAQFMKNTAPWIADMAGIDYSEEKLFDPYFSITLSVTYLDYLYDKYDNWDEALTAYNRGIGGLKTYVANEGTPKSGYSDEIQEMASNHDM
- a CDS encoding YitT family protein; the encoded protein is MEKKQHRKESKTHLIYRLLMIMIGAFLAAAAIELFLVPNQLIDGGIIGVSLILDHLTPFNFAILVVVLNLPFMYYGYKQIGKTFAFSTLFGIIGLATFETLLHHTEPFTTEPILGTVFGGLTLGLGVGLVIRHGGSMDGTEILGILLTKKIPFSIGEFVMFTNIFIFTWAGFVFSWENAMYSVMAYYIAFKTIDTVIQGLDETKAVLIVSDLYEEISDAILDRLGRGTTKLVGKGGYTDEEKEVIYVVITRLEVTKLKSVIYDIDPHAFLTIMNTQETRGAKFKSPIH
- a CDS encoding DUF2624 family protein, translating into MNPIQLQLVNFKLNRITAEELLQLSKQYGITLTAGDAKKIVQILKQENIDIANQTQRKRILLKISREVNPSVASRVNKLMLSFLNQ
- a CDS encoding deoxyribonuclease IV — protein: MLKIGSHVSMSGDKMLLGASEEAVKYGATTFMIYTGAPQNTRRKPIEKLNIEKGAAHMKEHGIQDIVVHAPYIINIGNTTKPETFQLGVDFLRSEIERTHALGARQIVLHPGAHVGAGSDKGIQKIIEGLNEVLTPEQEVQIALETMAGKGSECGRNFEELAQIIDGVTHNEKLSVCFDTCHTHDAGYDIVHDFDGVLNEFDRIVGIDRLKVLHVNDSKNERGAAKDRHENIGFGYIGFDALNKVIHHPQLKEIPKILETPYVGEDKKNKKAPYKLEIEMLRNKKFDEDLKNKLMTV